Proteins from one Bacteroides zhangwenhongii genomic window:
- a CDS encoding DUF5043 domain-containing protein, giving the protein MRMIITLISTLFCVAYLSVQTHYYDVSRTFYENGYTYQCDVQRSKRVRLYNKDNELTYTKWVFKDTGKEPPFPYDIDDTKDDTWTKRKCYSIVNNAFSVEEKQRTRGEELDICMYIDSNTGKVIEVDFTFLATNSFATIPISVYRKIEIGLKENIWFTTTAEGKKMNYLVRTWRQEIGAFIA; this is encoded by the coding sequence ATGAGAATGATAATAACTTTAATCAGTACTTTGTTTTGTGTAGCCTATCTTTCTGTGCAAACACATTATTATGATGTTAGCAGAACATTCTATGAAAATGGGTATACTTATCAGTGTGATGTACAGCGTTCTAAGCGAGTTCGATTATATAATAAAGATAACGAACTAACTTATACAAAGTGGGTGTTTAAAGATACTGGGAAAGAACCACCCTTTCCATACGATATTGATGATACAAAAGATGATACATGGACAAAACGGAAATGTTATTCCATTGTTAATAACGCATTTTCTGTTGAGGAGAAGCAACGTACACGTGGAGAGGAATTAGATATATGTATGTATATAGATTCAAATACAGGGAAGGTAATAGAAGTAGATTTCACTTTTCTTGCTACTAATTCTTTTGCAACAATTCCAATTTCTGTCTATCGCAAGATAGAGATAGGACTAAAAGAGAACATTTGGTTTACCACAACTGCGGAGGGAAAGAAAATGAATTATCTGGTACGAACATGGAGACAAGAAATCGGAGCATTTATTGCCTGA
- a CDS encoding fimbrillin family protein — MKQYRLFMLLASVFLLAGLNSCSHEEFSESTLPEKGLSLSLNVISSSYAPAGVENTGTRTSEEDYTTRFTSSDRIGILQIITPDNGEKQYKNYCCTVDDDGNWSSDQPLIHQSGNVNYIAYYPYQKVNDEAELNAYLADFTPLQDQSTPEGYTNSDLMKGEGIVSNTTLTVTLQHLMALIVVEVQYPSDLAETSLVVSWEDGKILYPVVGQEGVFRYLVKPNVAISLEGGYPYYSGTQKFKIQAEESELLSARYLLYKVDAE; from the coding sequence ATGAAACAATATAGATTATTTATGTTACTGGCTTCCGTTTTCCTGTTAGCAGGTTTGAATTCTTGTTCGCACGAAGAATTCTCCGAAAGTACTTTGCCGGAAAAGGGCTTGTCTTTATCACTCAACGTTATTTCCAGTAGCTATGCACCAGCTGGAGTAGAGAACACTGGAACGCGTACTTCGGAAGAAGACTATACTACCCGTTTTACTTCCAGCGACCGGATTGGCATATTGCAGATAATAACTCCCGACAATGGAGAAAAACAATATAAGAATTATTGTTGTACGGTTGATGATGACGGGAATTGGTCTTCAGATCAGCCCTTGATTCATCAATCCGGCAATGTAAACTACATTGCTTATTATCCTTATCAGAAGGTGAACGATGAAGCGGAGCTGAATGCGTATCTTGCAGATTTTACTCCTCTGCAAGATCAGTCGACTCCTGAAGGATACACCAATAGCGACCTGATGAAAGGTGAAGGCATTGTATCTAATACTACTTTGACCGTAACTTTGCAACACCTGATGGCATTGATTGTAGTTGAAGTTCAATACCCTTCTGATCTGGCGGAAACCTCTCTTGTAGTTTCGTGGGAGGACGGAAAGATTCTTTATCCTGTTGTTGGTCAGGAAGGAGTTTTTCGTTATCTTGTAAAACCAAATGTGGCAATCTCTTTAGAAGGAGGCTATCCTTATTATAGCGGTACACAGAAATTTAAGATTCAGGCGGAAGAATCCGAATTGCTTTCTGCACGATATTTGCTGTATAAAGTGGATGCGGAGTAA
- a CDS encoding rhamnogalacturonan lyase family protein gives MKYLRYLSLIGMLLFIIACGDESIQSPEDNNTNNAENQEEEPKEEVIKGERSMWVSYDPNYKDVKQHTSGYSHALISWRLLPTDPDNISFDIYKSEDNGQETKLNETPIDHTTCWADKDINPQTTNTYRVTISGSKETLCEYTLTPSMAQTFYRAIRLNANVPNPAITYNANDAQVGDLDGDGVMEIILKRQPYDGANKGGWQEGTTLLEAYKLDGTFLWQIDMGINIRSGSHYTSFIVYDFDGDGKCEIAFRTSEGTKFADNTIITAANGEVNDYRQPVDSPGKGWYSGKSLHSTHGLIFDGPEYISIVNGQGVEVARTNNIPRGGEGSNYERAKYWHNYWGDDYGNRMDRFFIGAAYLDGIPQNGVRKANPSLIITRGIYKNWQVWALDFNGSSLLPRWKFNTNDKGCESYRDMGSHSFRVADLNGDGYDEILYGSAAIARNGKGLYCTGNGHGDALHVGKFIPDRPGLQVVACFENPNKYMNSGFGYGCAVFDAATGKFITGHAGGATSGDSGDSADEDDEDNNPPGDVGRCLVADIIPESPGHEYWSAEASGVYSCQTGQLLSTTLPSAKTGSKSYNNAVFWTGTLTRQMLDDVMVHSYTKSAPWNMSRVITFEKYGGGVKSNNSTKANPCYYGDFLGDYREEVIYRSSDGLSIYIFSTNHPTEYRFVHLTNDHTYDMSQAMQNIGYNQPTHLGYYIGEDEK, from the coding sequence ATGAAATATTTACGCTATTTGTCATTGATCGGAATGCTGCTCTTTATTATTGCTTGCGGAGATGAGTCCATACAGTCACCGGAAGACAATAACACAAATAATGCAGAGAATCAAGAGGAAGAACCCAAAGAGGAAGTTATCAAAGGAGAGCGCAGTATGTGGGTCAGCTACGACCCTAATTATAAGGATGTAAAACAGCATACTTCCGGTTACTCCCATGCACTAATCAGTTGGAGACTACTCCCGACAGATCCGGATAATATTTCCTTTGATATTTATAAAAGTGAAGATAACGGACAAGAAACCAAACTGAACGAAACGCCTATTGACCATACCACCTGTTGGGCGGACAAAGATATTAACCCTCAAACCACGAACACATATCGCGTTACCATATCCGGTTCAAAAGAGACACTTTGCGAATATACCCTGACTCCCTCAATGGCGCAGACTTTCTACCGGGCTATCCGGTTGAACGCCAACGTGCCAAACCCCGCTATCACATATAATGCCAATGATGCACAAGTGGGCGACCTCGACGGTGACGGAGTAATGGAAATCATATTAAAACGCCAACCCTATGACGGTGCCAATAAAGGCGGATGGCAGGAAGGAACCACTTTGCTGGAAGCTTACAAGCTGGACGGAACCTTCCTTTGGCAGATAGATATGGGAATCAATATACGCTCCGGTTCCCATTATACTTCTTTTATCGTATATGATTTTGACGGTGACGGAAAATGTGAGATCGCTTTCCGCACCTCCGAAGGAACCAAATTTGCCGACAATACGATAATAACAGCCGCCAACGGAGAGGTAAACGATTACAGGCAGCCGGTTGATTCTCCCGGGAAAGGATGGTATTCAGGGAAATCACTACACTCCACTCACGGACTAATCTTTGACGGGCCGGAATATATATCCATTGTCAACGGACAAGGTGTGGAAGTGGCACGTACCAACAATATTCCACGCGGAGGAGAAGGCAGTAATTACGAACGTGCCAAATACTGGCACAATTATTGGGGAGACGACTACGGCAACCGAATGGATCGTTTCTTTATCGGAGCCGCTTATTTGGACGGAATTCCTCAGAATGGCGTCAGGAAAGCCAACCCCAGCCTGATCATCACTCGGGGAATTTATAAAAACTGGCAGGTATGGGCGTTGGACTTTAACGGTTCCTCATTATTGCCCCGATGGAAATTCAATACAAACGATAAAGGATGTGAATCGTACAGAGACATGGGGTCACATTCTTTCAGGGTAGCAGACTTAAACGGAGACGGTTACGATGAGATACTTTATGGTTCGGCAGCCATCGCACGCAATGGAAAAGGTCTCTACTGTACAGGAAACGGACATGGGGATGCGTTGCACGTGGGCAAGTTTATCCCCGACCGTCCGGGGCTGCAAGTAGTAGCTTGCTTTGAAAATCCTAACAAATATATGAATAGCGGCTTCGGCTACGGCTGTGCCGTATTCGATGCAGCGACAGGGAAGTTTATAACCGGCCATGCAGGCGGAGCTACTTCCGGAGATAGCGGAGACAGTGCCGACGAGGATGATGAAGACAATAACCCTCCGGGAGACGTGGGAAGATGCCTGGTAGCGGATATTATTCCGGAAAGTCCCGGACACGAATATTGGTCTGCCGAAGCCAGCGGAGTATACAGTTGCCAAACCGGACAATTGCTTAGCACAACATTGCCTTCTGCCAAAACCGGATCCAAAAGTTATAATAACGCTGTTTTCTGGACCGGAACATTGACCCGTCAGATGTTGGATGATGTAATGGTTCATAGTTATACGAAATCCGCTCCCTGGAATATGTCGCGGGTGATAACTTTCGAAAAATACGGTGGCGGTGTAAAATCCAATAACTCAACCAAAGCCAATCCTTGTTATTATGGAGACTTTCTGGGAGATTACCGCGAAGAAGTGATTTATAGAAGCAGCGACGGATTGTCCATCTATATCTTTTCGACCAATCATCCTACCGAGTACCGGTTTGTACATTTGACGAACGACCATACCTATGATATGTCACAAGCTATGCAGAATATAGGATACAATCAGCCTACACATTTGGGCTATTATATTGGAGAAGATGAAAAATAG
- a CDS encoding rhamnogalacturonan acetylesterase translates to MKLKLLFLAFLVLSTSAIVEKSPVTIYMIGDSTMANRNLKNPKNKERGWGMMLGSFFPSDKVVVSNHAASGRSTKSFINEKRWARVVALIKPGDYVFIQFGHNDEKKENPKLYTEPGGTFDDNLRKFVNETRAKGGIPVLFNSIVRRKFCQDAAGQFTDSLLDTHGEYLLSPKRVAEELNVPFIDMNKMTHDLVCQMGPEKSKELYMWAGKKDDTHLNIKGSRVFAGMAIDAVGKKIPELGKYIRHFDYVVATDGSGDFFTLDEALKAIPAKTKCKVLVRTGQYGPKPEIKNKLIKITEDEGVTYGTPVI, encoded by the coding sequence ATGAAACTGAAATTACTGTTTTTAGCGTTTTTGGTGCTTTCTACTTCTGCCATTGTAGAAAAGTCTCCGGTAACGATTTATATGATTGGCGATTCAACTATGGCGAACCGTAACCTCAAAAATCCGAAGAACAAGGAACGTGGATGGGGGATGATGTTGGGCAGCTTTTTTCCGTCCGATAAAGTGGTTGTTTCCAACCATGCTGCCAGTGGACGTAGCACCAAGAGTTTTATCAACGAAAAAAGATGGGCGAGAGTAGTCGCTCTGATTAAACCGGGTGACTATGTGTTTATCCAGTTCGGACATAATGACGAGAAAAAGGAAAACCCGAAACTTTATACCGAACCGGGCGGCACATTTGATGATAACCTGCGTAAGTTTGTGAACGAAACCCGTGCAAAAGGCGGTATCCCCGTTCTTTTCAACTCTATCGTTCGTCGTAAGTTCTGTCAGGACGCAGCAGGGCAGTTCACAGATTCCTTGCTGGATACACATGGCGAGTATCTCCTTTCTCCCAAGCGGGTAGCCGAAGAACTGAATGTACCCTTTATTGATATGAATAAGATGACTCATGATTTGGTGTGTCAGATGGGACCGGAAAAGTCGAAGGAACTGTATATGTGGGCAGGTAAGAAGGACGATACACATCTGAATATCAAAGGTTCCCGCGTCTTTGCCGGAATGGCGATTGATGCGGTCGGTAAGAAAATTCCTGAATTGGGTAAATATATTCGCCACTTTGATTATGTGGTAGCTACGGACGGAAGTGGTGACTTCTTTACTTTGGATGAGGCTTTAAAGGCAATTCCTGCAAAGACAAAGTGTAAAGTGCTCGTACGTACAGGGCAATATGGTCCGAAACCGGAAATTAAGAACAAGTTGATAAAGATTACGGAAGATGAAGGCGTAACTTATGGGACTCCGGTAATTTAG
- a CDS encoding fimbrillin family protein, with the protein MKNRILLTVLSLMVLTACNNQQEMGDTTGQMPVSAGVSGMISQEAASRMANDTWEEEDAIGISGTSGDVTYTNRRHNFTGGSSFTPAPGAVIYYIDEEESEFSAYYPYTASGHTLLEANISNQTGSKNFDYLYATAKGSLSSPMLNFNFHHTMCKVVLNFIPGTGFAVDTDFSGCTVRLASLHASGSFDTLAGIAQANTATAGGLEFTDGSTVAANANTYSFILFPETVSGGTALSLIHNGTAYEGVHLRSKDSSNLALTGGKVYEYNVKVNRTGLAVSSSAIHGWNDELPDKDIDINL; encoded by the coding sequence ATGAAAAACAGAATTCTTTTGACGGTCCTATCATTGATGGTATTGACCGCCTGCAATAACCAGCAAGAGATGGGAGATACGACAGGACAAATGCCGGTATCTGCCGGTGTATCGGGAATGATCAGTCAAGAAGCGGCTTCGAGAATGGCGAATGATACGTGGGAGGAGGAAGATGCAATCGGCATATCCGGAACAAGTGGGGATGTGACTTATACAAACAGGCGACATAACTTTACCGGAGGCTCTTCCTTTACTCCTGCACCGGGTGCTGTTATCTACTATATCGATGAGGAAGAATCGGAGTTTTCCGCATATTATCCTTATACTGCATCGGGGCACACGCTGCTCGAAGCGAACATAAGCAACCAGACAGGCAGTAAAAACTTTGATTATCTGTATGCCACCGCCAAAGGTTCTTTATCGTCTCCGATGCTGAACTTTAACTTTCATCATACCATGTGTAAGGTGGTCTTGAATTTTATTCCGGGCACAGGTTTTGCCGTAGATACAGACTTTAGCGGTTGCACAGTCCGTCTGGCTTCTCTCCATGCTTCCGGTTCGTTTGATACGTTGGCGGGAATTGCTCAGGCGAATACGGCAACTGCCGGAGGGTTGGAATTTACGGATGGAAGCACCGTTGCGGCAAATGCGAATACTTATTCGTTTATATTATTTCCGGAAACTGTCTCCGGAGGGACCGCTCTCTCTCTGATCCATAACGGGACCGCTTATGAAGGTGTTCATTTAAGAAGCAAGGACTCTTCTAATTTGGCTTTGACAGGCGGTAAAGTATATGAATATAACGTTAAAGTGAACCGTACCGGGCTTGCCGTCTCTTCCTCCGCCATTCATGGATGGAATGATGAACTTCCCGACAAAGATATAGATATAAACTTGTAG
- a CDS encoding rhamnogalacturonan acetylesterase produces MKTTLLSLLLLATAVSIEAQNLPQTFQLADAPRYSEKTGYGFDRVDTPKKNSNDPFYFSVRVPDGNYRVTVRLGSKKQAGNTTVRAESRRLFVENLPTKKGEFVEETFIVNKRSPRISAKESVKVKDREKSKLDWDDRLTIEINGDAPVCESIRVEAADPATPTIFLCGNSTVVDQENEPWASWGQMLPRFLTDKISVANHAESGLSANTFISGNRLKKIMSQIKKGDYVFVEFGHNDQKQKGPGKGAYYSFMTSLKTFIDQIQEKGGQPVLVTPTRRRRFDKEGRTVNTHGEYPDAVRWIAAKENVPLIELNNMTGTLYEALGESGSKKAFVHYPMGSFPGQKKELADNTHFNPYGAYQIAKCVIEGMKKATPELTKYLKTDTSYDPAKPDNVDSFHWCPAPFCEMEKPDGN; encoded by the coding sequence ATGAAAACAACCTTATTAAGCCTTTTATTACTGGCAACAGCAGTTAGTATAGAAGCACAAAATCTGCCACAGACTTTTCAATTAGCCGATGCTCCACGTTACTCGGAAAAAACCGGATACGGATTCGACCGTGTAGATACACCCAAGAAAAACAGTAATGATCCTTTCTATTTCTCGGTACGTGTGCCGGACGGAAATTACCGTGTCACGGTACGTTTAGGCAGTAAGAAACAGGCAGGGAATACAACTGTACGTGCAGAATCACGCCGCCTGTTCGTAGAGAATCTGCCTACTAAAAAAGGAGAATTCGTAGAAGAAACATTCATCGTCAATAAACGTAGTCCCCGTATCTCCGCCAAAGAATCCGTAAAGGTCAAAGACCGTGAAAAAAGCAAATTGGACTGGGACGACAGACTGACAATCGAAATTAACGGAGATGCTCCCGTATGTGAAAGTATCCGTGTAGAAGCAGCAGACCCTGCCACTCCAACTATTTTCTTATGTGGAAACAGCACAGTAGTAGATCAGGAAAATGAACCTTGGGCCAGCTGGGGACAAATGCTTCCCCGTTTCCTTACGGACAAAATATCGGTAGCCAACCATGCAGAGTCCGGATTATCCGCCAATACATTTATCAGCGGGAACCGCCTGAAAAAGATTATGTCGCAGATAAAGAAAGGAGATTATGTTTTCGTTGAATTCGGACACAATGACCAAAAGCAGAAAGGTCCCGGTAAAGGCGCCTATTACTCTTTTATGACCAGTCTGAAAACCTTTATCGACCAGATACAGGAGAAAGGCGGACAGCCGGTGCTGGTTACTCCGACACGTCGCCGCAGATTTGACAAGGAAGGCCGTACCGTCAATACACATGGCGAGTATCCGGATGCAGTACGCTGGATTGCAGCAAAAGAAAATGTACCTTTGATAGAACTGAACAACATGACCGGTACACTGTATGAAGCGTTGGGCGAAAGCGGTTCGAAAAAGGCTTTTGTACACTATCCGATGGGCAGCTTTCCCGGACAAAAGAAAGAATTGGCCGACAATACCCACTTTAACCCTTACGGTGCTTACCAAATAGCGAAATGTGTGATAGAAGGAATGAAAAAGGCTACCCCGGAACTGACGAAATATCTGAAAACAGATACTTCTTACGATCCCGCCAAGCCGGATAACGTAGACAGTTTCCACTGGTGTCCGGCCCCTTTCTGTGAAATGGAAAAACCCGACGGAAATTAA
- a CDS encoding fimbrillin family protein — protein MIIENRKLRLFAWLFVVAIGNVLMSCTSDEERGNSVLDGTYPMTFVGQVFDRPLTRTTSEGSWDGTEKVAIQIGEEVKLYTADENGGLTADEPFYWENKTEAVDVLAWYPCNEAEVPVSFSVQQDQNLENGYQNSDFLRARNHFSFSDQPTLDFYHLPAKVQLNLKAGEGVEDEETIKDASISFVNMSLTSGELDMISGTVAQTSGNTEIVPLKFSGDKITEGYLQTVQALLVPQQMKGIPFIKIVINNVPSYYIPEEEEDANLQSGYLYVYNVTVNNKGEVEVSLAVSGPEWTPNGDGHLVTSRTCYTADDIKPGDFFYRSADGNSWLVSDGGLREVDNTTGEKVWETPSQTPADFKDGRAYIGVVFQTDPRRMSELEKSKGWTHGYVMALTNASEACTWGENVDEDNTYFPNVSRFADMYSDIDGYSKTGYMIENKLDGVESADITTYDAFYYASKYGMGESEVYAAPGTTSGWFLPAIGQWWDILENLGDVNALLKNRTSSTTGVMTLKNDANNLSQVTSEELNKRMGVSGSGFTPFAESTFYWSSTEQAQKKVRRVLFDTTKNKCTLRLGDNDKNSKTSTVVRCILAF, from the coding sequence ATGATAATAGAGAATAGAAAACTACGATTGTTTGCATGGCTGTTCGTTGTTGCCATAGGCAATGTATTGATGTCATGTACCTCTGATGAAGAAAGGGGAAACAGTGTGCTTGACGGCACCTATCCGATGACGTTTGTAGGACAAGTGTTCGATCGGCCGTTGACACGGACAACTTCGGAAGGTAGTTGGGACGGTACGGAAAAAGTAGCCATACAGATAGGTGAGGAAGTGAAGCTGTATACTGCCGACGAGAATGGCGGACTGACTGCCGATGAACCTTTTTATTGGGAAAATAAAACTGAGGCAGTTGACGTATTGGCTTGGTATCCTTGCAATGAGGCGGAAGTTCCTGTTTCATTTTCTGTACAGCAAGATCAGAATCTGGAGAATGGTTATCAGAATAGTGATTTTTTGAGAGCTCGGAATCATTTTTCTTTTTCGGATCAGCCAACCTTAGACTTTTATCATTTACCTGCAAAAGTACAATTAAACTTGAAAGCAGGTGAGGGAGTGGAAGATGAGGAAACAATAAAAGATGCCTCTATTAGTTTTGTCAATATGTCGTTGACCTCCGGTGAGTTGGATATGATTTCGGGGACAGTGGCACAGACTTCCGGAAACACAGAGATTGTTCCTCTAAAGTTCTCTGGTGACAAGATAACGGAAGGTTATCTGCAAACCGTACAGGCATTGCTTGTTCCTCAGCAAATGAAAGGTATCCCTTTTATAAAAATTGTCATAAATAATGTTCCGTCCTATTACATTCCGGAGGAAGAGGAGGATGCGAACCTGCAATCGGGTTATCTGTATGTCTATAATGTTACAGTAAACAATAAAGGAGAAGTTGAAGTTTCATTAGCCGTTTCAGGACCGGAATGGACTCCGAATGGAGATGGACATTTGGTGACGAGCCGCACTTGCTATACGGCAGATGATATAAAACCCGGTGATTTCTTTTATCGTAGTGCGGATGGAAACAGTTGGCTCGTGAGTGATGGCGGTTTGCGCGAGGTGGATAACACGACAGGAGAGAAAGTTTGGGAAACCCCGTCTCAGACTCCGGCAGATTTCAAAGATGGAAGAGCCTATATTGGTGTCGTGTTCCAAACAGATCCTAGAAGAATGAGCGAGTTGGAGAAATCAAAAGGATGGACGCATGGATATGTGATGGCATTGACTAATGCCTCTGAGGCTTGTACTTGGGGGGAAAATGTTGATGAGGATAATACTTATTTTCCTAATGTGTCGAGGTTTGCCGATATGTATTCGGATATAGATGGATACAGTAAGACGGGATATATGATCGAGAATAAACTTGATGGGGTAGAAAGTGCCGATATCACCACTTATGATGCATTTTATTATGCTAGTAAATATGGAATGGGAGAAAGTGAAGTATATGCTGCACCTGGCACTACTTCTGGATGGTTCTTGCCGGCCATTGGACAATGGTGGGATATTCTGGAGAATTTGGGAGATGTAAATGCTCTTTTAAAGAATAGGACAAGTAGTACTACTGGTGTTATGACACTAAAGAATGATGCGAATAACTTATCTCAAGTTACATCTGAAGAATTGAATAAGCGAATGGGGGTAAGTGGCTCAGGCTTTACCCCTTTTGCCGAGAGTACTTTTTATTGGTCAAGTACAGAACAAGCACAGAAAAAGGTGCGTCGGGTTCTTTTTGACACTACTAAAAACAAGTGTACTTTGCGCTTGGGAGACAACGATAAAAATAGTAAGACTTCTACTGTTGTTCGTTGTATCCTGGCTTTTTAA
- a CDS encoding FimB/Mfa2 family fimbrial subunit: MKTRKMMTAYVFPLLLSGITFLHISCSDNEGDEISKQGTVEITADWGDYSAEAQLPDDYTLFITGIGERNVDNRTATYQSALNVGTYDVVAYNKPANVTVNNLTASVAHGEDGTLQQPGWFFSNARAKAVVVEPDKTVKTSIKMKQRVRQLTLTLVPQGGEPGQVAGEIEATLSGIASTFNLSTGELSEPKSIKPVFTKQLSTGAYSATIYIIGIAGNEQTLSLSLPLTGGRTCSLVSDMTEELRYFGNDISPLYLKAALELPEGAGTSGNIHTWEPEFTDGPDNVEIQ, translated from the coding sequence ATGAAAACTCGTAAAATGATGACCGCGTATGTTTTCCCTCTTTTATTATCGGGAATTACGTTCTTGCATATCTCCTGTTCCGATAATGAAGGAGATGAAATATCCAAGCAAGGTACTGTCGAAATCACTGCCGATTGGGGGGATTATTCTGCGGAAGCGCAACTTCCGGACGATTACACTCTTTTTATTACCGGAATCGGCGAACGGAATGTGGATAACCGGACTGCAACTTATCAATCTGCCTTGAATGTCGGGACGTATGATGTGGTAGCTTATAATAAGCCTGCCAATGTGACTGTGAATAATCTTACAGCCAGCGTTGCGCATGGCGAAGACGGGACCTTGCAACAGCCTGGTTGGTTTTTCTCTAATGCCCGTGCTAAAGCGGTGGTAGTGGAACCCGACAAAACGGTGAAGACCTCTATTAAAATGAAACAGCGTGTCCGTCAGTTGACATTGACACTGGTTCCTCAAGGCGGAGAGCCCGGACAGGTGGCAGGAGAGATTGAGGCGACATTATCCGGCATTGCTTCCACCTTTAACCTGTCTACGGGAGAACTGTCTGAACCCAAAAGTATAAAGCCGGTGTTCACAAAGCAATTGTCTACCGGAGCTTATTCGGCTACCATCTATATAATAGGTATAGCGGGGAATGAGCAGACACTTTCCTTGTCGTTACCGTTGACGGGAGGCAGGACCTGTTCTTTGGTCAGTGATATGACAGAGGAACTGAGATACTTCGGAAACGATATCTCTCCGCTTTATCTCAAGGCTGCGCTCGAACTTCCCGAAGGAGCCGGAACGTCAGGCAATATCCATACGTGGGAGCCGGAGTTTACAGACGGTCCGGATAATGTGGAGATTCAATAA